The genomic interval AATCGGGGATTACTAGGGATTTGGTTTGATGCGAGATGTGTCGCGTCCCTCATCGGACGCAGAGGAGGCGCAGGCGCTTCTTGCGGTCTGGGGCGCTATTGCTCGAGAGGAAAATCACCTAAACTCTTTTTGTTCTGATTTGATTACGTGGTTCTGTCGCTGAAAATGGTTCGAGGTTTTGATTCGGAGCGAACTGTGCTGCTCAAATGGATGTTTGTTGGTGTGAATCCGAGCGAATTTGTCGTTCGTTGGTTGCTCTGTGTTCTTGAGAAGTTTCGTTTTTCGGTAATGGCGAGAAATGTTAGTAATGGCTATTGCGGGTGCAGGAGGTGGCGTTGGTGTTGGTGTGTGTGGCGAAGATGGCAtcggaggcggagggggaggtggcggcggggccggAGGTGGTGCTGCCGATCGGAGCGCAGAAGCACGACCCGGCGTGGAAGCACTGCCAGATGGTGCGGTCGGCCGGCCGCGTGAAGCTCAAGTGCGTCTACTGCCACAAGCacttcctcggcggcggcatccaCCGCTTCAAGGAGCACCTCGCGCGCCGCCCCGGGAACGCGTCCTGCTGCCCCAAGGTGCCTCCGGAGGTGCAGGAGACCATGCACCACAgcctcgacgtcgtcgccgccaagaAGAAGCGCAAGCAGTCCCTGGCCGAGGGCATCAGGCGAATGACCCActcggcgccgcccgccgccgctcctccggTCGACGCCACCGGCGCTGCCGAGATGGAGAGCCCCATCCGCATGATCCCGCTCAATGAGGTGCTCGACCTGGGCTCTGTTCCTCTCGAGGAGACGCCACCGGAGGCCAGGGAGATGAAGGGGAGCACTAgcaagaagagaaagaaattgGCAGCGAGGCACGCCTCCGCAGCGCCCCCCGCTCATCAGAATCCTGCCCCTCAGACCCAGCCTTTTCATCAGATGGTCATGGCGTTCGACGCAGCTGCATCGCAACTGAGGCATTTTGACCAGTCTGCCTCGAACAAGGAGCAGGTTTATATGGCAATTGGGAGGTTCTTGTATGACGCTGGTGTGTCACTGGAGGCTGTGAATTCCGTCTACTTTCAGCCGATGCTTGAAGCTGTTGCCTCGGCAGGAGGGAGGCCTGAAGCATTCTCGTATCACGACTTCCGTGGTTCCATATTGAAGAAGTCGCTCGATGAAGTGACGGCTCAGGTGGAGTTCTACAAGGGATCATGGACCCGGACAGGCTGCACATTATTGGCCGATGAGTGGACTACTGACAGAGGGAGAACATTGATAAACTTTTCTGTGTATTGCCCAGAAGGTACTATGTTTCTGAAGTCGGTCGACGCAACCGACATGGTTGTGTCGTCGGATCCGCTGTATGAGCTGCTGAAGAATGTTGTCGAAGAAGTTGGTGAGAAAAATGTTGTCCAAGTCATCACAAACAATTCCGAGATTCATGCAGTGGCAGGAAAGAGGCTAGGTGAAACTTTTCCTACATTGTTCTGGTCTCCATGCTCTTTCCAGTGCATCGATGGGATGCTTGAAGATTTCAGTAAGGTGGGGGCAATCAATGAGATCATATGCAATGCGAAGGCCATCACGGGATTTATCTACAACAGCGCATTTGCATTGAACTTGATGAAAAGGCATCTACATGGGAAAGATCTGCTAGTTCGTGCAGAAACCCGTGCTGCTATGAACTTTGTCACACTGAAGAATATGTACAATCTGAAGGAGTCCTTGGAAGCCATGATCAGCTCAGATGAGTGGATTCACTACTTGCTACCAAAGAAACCTGGTGGGGTTGAAGTGACCAATCTTATTGGCAATTTGCAGTTTTGGTCTTCGTGCGCTGCAGTGGTTCGCATCACCGAACCACTTGTGCATCTTCTTAAGTTAGTCAGTAGCAACAAGAGGCCACCTATGGGGTATGTTTACGCTGGATTATATCAAGCCAAAGCAGCAATCAAGAAAGAGCTGGTGAGGAAGAACGACTACATGGCTTACTGGGATATTATTGATTGGAGATGGGACAAGCATGCACCACGACCACTTGATTTAGCTGGTTTTTTCCTGAACCCATTATTTTTTGATGGAGTTCGAGGTGACATATCAAATGAGATATTCTCAGGAATGCTAGACTGCATAGAAAGGCTGGTTTCTGATGTGAAAATCCAAGACAAAATCCAAAAGGAGCTCAATGTATACCGGAGTGAGGCAGCAGGGGATTTCCGTAGGCAAATGGCTATCCGAGCCCGGCGTACTTTACCTCCTGGTTAGTAATTCACAATATTTGTTATGAATTAGCTTACTCAATCGACAAATTATGTTATCCAAGAAACATGTGATGCATTTTCAGGACCAGTCTTTCACAAAACTAGAGCTGTGTTACTATTTCTTTTGATAGACACAAGTGATTTCCCCCCTGATGAAGGTTATtgttagacatatataaatatggaaaTTGTTTGGTGAGCCTTatagattttattttgcagCTGAATGGTGGTATACGTATGGAGGAGCTTGCCCAAATTTGACACGTTTAGCGGTTCGAATTCTCAGTCAAACCTGCAGTGCTAAAGGACGTGACCGGCAACACATCTCTTTTGAACAAATTCATGACCAAagaatgaatttttttgaacGCCAACGAATGCACCATCTCACATTTGTTCAATACAATCTACGACTGCAGCACAGGTAACAAATCCTTATGTTACATATAAATGGTACTTTTTTTATTGGCTAGTAAGTAATTAATTGCAAGGAGCAATTTGATTAATATCTGACGTAGGCAACAACACAAGGCAAAAGCATTTGATCCTGTCTCAGTCGACAACATTGACATAGTCGAGGACTGGGTTTTGGATAGATCTACATTGATGTCTGGCCAGGCAGAACAGTCAAACTGGACAGAAATTAACCAACCAGTCAACAATATCACATCAATGGGGCcgagtgatgatgatgaatttGAGTCTTTCATTGAGGGTAAGTCATTATGTATTACCTCGCTTCCAGTTTATCGGTAGTTGATGTTGAAATTTGATATTTAGAAGGTCTGAACTTAATTGCAGGAGTTGATAATGAAATGATCCAAGCTGCTTCTCGGGGAACTCAGGAGGAAGATGATTAACTCCGAGGAAATCCTGTGCTAACAGGTGGAGTCATTACAACTGGGTAGTAGGGATTGCTAGTTTTAACTCGGATAACATGTAAACTAACCGGCCTTCACGGCAAAAAAGAACATGTAAACTAATGTGTCATGGACAAAATCTGGCATTGCTTGTCACCATTTTGCaagtagttatttttttttctctgcaaCCAATCTATGTCATGTTTAGAACACGAGAAAGCCTGTTCAGTTCTCGTAGGAGTCagaaaaattcttaaaatttagaaGTTAGAGAACCATGCCCTGATCTGTCTCCTACTGTcaccaatgtttttttttttttatacctTGCTAATTTGTCATGATGATCTTCTGTTGTAAAAGCAGAGCTTTAGGACAAAATCTATGTATCTGCATACATGCTAtagcaaattaaaaaatgaaaaaaaaatcaacttctgAAATGCGACTTGTATATTTTGTGCTGTGATGTGTGCGAGATTGATCTGCAAAGTACGGCGTCTTCGATTCCTCGGTTTGCTTGGACTGTTCTGGCGATTATTCTCGACGCTTCGCAGTTTTCGTGCCGAAATCACATCAAAAGCGTTAAAACTTAAAACGGCGAGCTGCTTTCGCGCAGGTTTCACGAACGTCCCAAGTGCCACCGCGCGTGTCCTTGCTGAAGAGGGTTGGtgtatctaataaaaaattgagtgGATAAACATGTaattagtgatataaaaagttaaaattaaaatataaattaagatgaaaaaatcattaagttgattccaaatttaagatcgaAAACTCGTAAGGAGAAACGAAAATACTTGGGAGAAAAGCCATGAGCAGCCTATTGATCATCCCATGTAATGTGCCGCTCCACACAGACGAATTCTGGCCCAGGAGGTCCCCACAAACACGGAGTATATAGTccattttatatgtataaatgttACACATACTAACTTAATACCTGTCAACTCTATACGTAGaaatctttatacatgtaatattatatatataaactttgtcATGTAATctcgaatatatatataactttatacatacaaactctatgtataaaaatatttatagatataaatattatacattCAAACTCTACGTACATAAATCttgatacatataaatttatacgaGCAAACTTTACACAGGTAATCTAAAAAACCCAGTTAAACGAAAACAAAGAAGAGATAAACCCCTCCTGTTCATGCGAGGAAAAGGCCACATTCGCGCTCCAATTAGCCTTTTCCTGCATACGGCCCCGAAAATCTAATCTCTTCGTAGCCCATAAATTTTGGGCCTAAATATACTGGACCCACGAGATGGGCCTCCAAATTCTTGAGATGGGCCTAGCAAGCAAATATAGTCTTCCCAGGTGGGCCCAAATGTGAGGTGAGATATGGGCCCTGGCCCAAGACGCTTTTCCACCTGAGGAGGCGAAGCGTAGGTTCGGGAACTATCCGgacgcctcctccgccgccgcgtttcCCGTCTCTCTCCACGACGCGACGGCTGACGAGAGGAAGAGACCCCTCTCTCCGATAAAagggggaggacgacgagggagagggggagaacCGGAGAAGGGAGACGACGAGGAGGTTTGTGCTGTTTCGTCTtctaccgccgccgcgcaccgaCGCCTGAAGCAACCGTCACGGCCGTTCGGCTAGCCGTGACCCTACGCCGGAGTGAGCAGAGGGGAGGAGATGGCCAAGGACGGAGGAGGGCCCGACTGGAACGGCCTGCTCAAGTGGAGCCTCGCCCATGGCGACGGCACCACCAAGCCGCGCGCCCTCAGGTACTGTGCTCCCGCTCGCTCGAGAtctcccgcctcctcctctgcaTGGTTATGCCGTTGCAGTAAGGTGCGCGAGATGGATGTGCTTCTAGGATTCTGAAAttaggcttgtttagtttggaTAGATAGGGTTTTTGTGTACTATGCATGCGCATGTTGGTTGCTGATTCATGTGTTCGCTTGCTGGATTACGGTGAATCAGATCATATTTTCTGCTGACTTACTCGTTTATTAACACTGACATTTTAGCTGTCATGGCATAGAAATTTGGTCAAATAACACCAATGTGCAGTGGTTAAAATTAGCAAGCAACCTATGGCATGTGAAAAATTGTTCATGTTCACAGTTGGTTGCCTTCATTTTGGGTTGCAGTGAGGAGGACAAGAAATGGTTTATGGAAGCAATGCAAGCAAACACAATCGATGTAGTTAAGAGGATGAAGGAGATTACCCAAGTGATGAAAACTCCAGACGATGTACTGCAATCTCAGGGTGTGACTCCAGAAAACATTGAAGGTATCATTTGGAgcgatatgattttttaagttcaCTTTTATTTGTTGTAGAGGTgaacaatgattttttttatgtatggtTAGCACTTCTTGACGATTTATTGGCCAATTTTAGTAACTAAAAGGGCAGCTACATACttatacaagaaaaaaacatgtagaATTTGTGGGATTGTAGGAGTGTGGAAACACTAGCTGTTTTAGTAGCTGTAAGTAATACTCTTGCTGTTATTGTGCATTATCTATGCTTATGGGGGTTGGCTTTCATAGAACTAGTCCACTGTCAGATGCAATAGCTGGAGAAATTTGATGCACTTAATGGCTTCatattttatactattaaCATTTGCAAATTTCTCATGGTTGATTATCTTATGAAGGGCTCCTTTAGGGACGACGCGATTATGAATTCATCACTGATGTTGTCTTATGTTTTGTCTATTTTCTACAGTTTTCATCTTACACTATAGGGTTGATGGATTTTGACAATTTCACTGACTAACAATTTATGCTTTGTTCTCAGATATGTTGGATGAGCTACAGGAGCATGTTGAATCCATTGACATGGCAAATGGTAAGAATCAGGGTTGCTGCTGACTTCTGCATTTGTTAATGTTATCTCCTGTTTACTGCAAAGGATTTTTGACATGTTTACGTTACCCCCAACAGACCTGCATTCTATTGGTGGATTAGATCCCCTTCTTGGTTACTTGAAAAATTCACATGCGGGCATCAGAGCAAAGGCAGCAGAAATTGTGAGTACAATTGTACAGAATAACCCCAAGAGCCAGCAACTCGTGATGGAATCTAATGGCCTGGAGCCACTGCTGACGAACTTCAGTTCAGATCCAAGCACAAATTCACGCACAAAAGCTCTTGGAGCAATATCATGTAAATCATCTGCTTCTGTAATTGTATAAACATGGTGCCTTGTAATGATCTGGTGCAGAATTGCTTCCATTACACGTTCTAATTAGAGGTTTCTACCATTGCTTTGCAGCCCTAATTCGTCATAACCAGCCAGGGATTGCTGCGTTCCGCCTGGGAAATGGCTATGCTGCACTGAAAGACGCACTTGGTTCTGATGATGCTCGGCTTCAGAGGTATGCATGCTATGTGATGTTTAGGGGAGCTATGACACTAACATTAAGCAATAATTTTTTGATGAACATTGTAGTACACTTGTTGAACAATAGGACCATGTGTTTAGTGCACATTTGCTTCTTATCTTTGCACTTTTCTGTTATAACAGTGACCACAGCATTTTTCCAGCATGTGAAGTTATGATCTGGTTGTGCTAACCTAtgctattaatttttttttgtctcactAATTCGACTCCATTTTTTTGCTGCTGGCTAAATTATGCAGATACCAATCTGCAATGCTTCTAACCTTTCTGCTGTATAATTCCAGGAAAGCTCTCCATCTCATACAGTACCTGCTGCACGACAACAAGGTGGATAGGAATGCCGCTACAGAGCTTGGTCTTCCAAAGCTGATGATGCACCTGGCATCGAGCGATGATTCTGGAG from Oryza brachyantha chromosome 3, ObraRS2, whole genome shotgun sequence carries:
- the LOC102713254 gene encoding hsp70 nucleotide exchange factor fes1-like, producing the protein MAKDGGGPDWNGLLKWSLAHGDGTTKPRALSEEDKKWFMEAMQANTIDVVKRMKEITQVMKTPDDVLQSQGVTPENIEDMLDELQEHVESIDMANDLHSIGGLDPLLGYLKNSHAGIRAKAAEIVSTIVQNNPKSQQLVMESNGLEPLLTNFSSDPSTNSRTKALGAISSLIRHNQPGIAAFRLGNGYAALKDALGSDDARLQRKALHLIQYLLHDNKVDRNAATELGLPKLMMHLASSDDSGVREAALGGLLELAQDKTSGAGSTLPDQDKLKDVLKSRIEGISLMDADDLHAHREERQLVDSLWKECYNEPSSLREKGLVVLPGEDAPQQPPPDVVGDMFEPPLRAWAASRPPPKEDSESGSAKKDPPLLLGPGPSS
- the LOC102714280 gene encoding uncharacterized protein LOC102714280 yields the protein MASEAEGEVAAGPEVVLPIGAQKHDPAWKHCQMVRSAGRVKLKCVYCHKHFLGGGIHRFKEHLARRPGNASCCPKVPPEVQETMHHSLDVVAAKKKRKQSLAEGIRRMTHSAPPAAAPPVDATGAAEMESPIRMIPLNEVLDLGSVPLEETPPEAREMKGSTSKKRKKLAARHASAAPPAHQNPAPQTQPFHQMVMAFDAAASQLRHFDQSASNKEQVYMAIGRFLYDAGVSLEAVNSVYFQPMLEAVASAGGRPEAFSYHDFRGSILKKSLDEVTAQVEFYKGSWTRTGCTLLADEWTTDRGRTLINFSVYCPEGTMFLKSVDATDMVVSSDPLYELLKNVVEEVGEKNVVQVITNNSEIHAVAGKRLGETFPTLFWSPCSFQCIDGMLEDFSKVGAINEIICNAKAITGFIYNSAFALNLMKRHLHGKDLLVRAETRAAMNFVTLKNMYNLKESLEAMISSDEWIHYLLPKKPGGVEVTNLIGNLQFWSSCAAVVRITEPLVHLLKLVSSNKRPPMGYVYAGLYQAKAAIKKELVRKNDYMAYWDIIDWRWDKHAPRPLDLAGFFLNPLFFDGVRGDISNEIFSGMLDCIERLVSDVKIQDKIQKELNVYRSEAAGDFRRQMAIRARRTLPPAEWWYTYGGACPNLTRLAVRILSQTCSAKGRDRQHISFEQIHDQRMNFFERQRMHHLTFVQYNLRLQHRQQHKAKAFDPVSVDNIDIVEDWVLDRSTLMSGQAEQSNWTEINQPVNNITSMGPSDDDEFESFIEGVDNEMIQAASRGTQEEDD